The proteins below are encoded in one region of Gloeocapsa sp. PCC 73106:
- a CDS encoding DUF1156 domain-containing protein, whose amino-acid sequence MKKKLIEVALPLVAINSESVREKSIRHGHPSTLHLWWSRKPLATTRAVIWASLVDDPSAWPNRFPTEIEQNQERQRLLNLLA is encoded by the coding sequence ATGAAGAAAAAACTCATAGAAGTCGCTCTACCCCTAGTCGCAATTAACAGCGAATCAGTTAGAGAGAAGTCGATACGTCATGGTCACCCCTCAACCTTACATCTCTGGTGGTCGCGTAAACCTTTAGCAACGACTCGCGCGGTAATTTGGGCTTCATTGGTAGACGATCCATCAGCATGGCCAAATCGCTTTCCCACAGAAATAGAACAAAACCAAGAAAGACAAAGACTCCTCAACCTACTCGC